The following are encoded in a window of Bradyrhizobium sp. WBOS07 genomic DNA:
- the adhP gene encoding alcohol dehydrogenase AdhP codes for MPTMKAAIVKQFGKPLVIEDVPVPQPGPGEVLVKVKACGVCHTDLHAASGDWPVKPVPPFIPGHEAAGIVAALGAGVKNLKVGDAVGVAWLHDACMACEYCETGWETLCEHQHNTGYSVNGGFAEYVVASAAFAAKLPASVDFAAIAPILCAGVTTYKGLKETEARPGEWVVISGVGGLGHVAIQYAKAMGLKVAAVDIAEDKLALARETGADLAVNALADGAVDKVLTATGGGAHGVLVTAVSTAAFGQALKMVRRKGTVSLVGLPPGEFPTPIFEVVLKRITVRGSIVGTRRDLDEAVAFAADGKVKAEVTKVPLAQINDVFERMKAGKIDGRMVLDFG; via the coding sequence ATGCCGACCATGAAAGCCGCAATCGTCAAGCAATTCGGCAAGCCATTGGTGATCGAGGACGTGCCGGTGCCGCAGCCCGGTCCCGGCGAGGTTCTGGTCAAGGTCAAGGCCTGCGGCGTCTGTCACACCGATCTGCATGCGGCCTCCGGGGACTGGCCCGTGAAGCCGGTTCCGCCCTTCATTCCCGGCCACGAGGCTGCCGGCATCGTCGCCGCGCTCGGGGCCGGCGTGAAAAATCTGAAGGTGGGGGACGCCGTCGGCGTCGCCTGGCTGCATGATGCCTGCATGGCCTGCGAATATTGCGAGACCGGCTGGGAGACCCTGTGCGAGCACCAGCACAACACCGGCTACAGCGTCAACGGCGGCTTCGCCGAATATGTCGTCGCCTCGGCTGCCTTTGCGGCAAAGCTGCCGGCGAGTGTCGATTTCGCCGCCATCGCGCCGATCCTGTGCGCCGGCGTCACCACCTACAAGGGCCTGAAGGAGACGGAGGCCAGGCCTGGCGAGTGGGTAGTGATCTCAGGCGTCGGCGGGCTTGGTCATGTCGCGATCCAGTACGCCAAGGCAATGGGGCTCAAGGTCGCCGCCGTCGACATCGCCGAGGACAAGCTCGCGCTGGCGCGCGAGACCGGCGCCGATCTCGCGGTCAATGCGCTCGCGGACGGCGCGGTGGACAAGGTGCTGACGGCGACCGGCGGCGGGGCGCACGGCGTGCTGGTGACGGCGGTCTCGACCGCCGCCTTCGGCCAGGCGCTGAAGATGGTGCGCCGCAAGGGCACCGTCAGTCTCGTCGGCTTGCCGCCGGGCGAATTTCCGACGCCGATCTTCGAGGTCGTGCTCAAGCGCATCACGGTGCGCGGCTCCATCGTCGGCACGCGGCGCGACCTGGATGAGGCCGTCGCATTCGCAGCGGACGGCAAGGTTAAGGCCGAAGTGACCAAGGTGCCGCTTGCGCAGATCAACGACGTCTTCGAGCGGATGAAGGCCGGCAAGATCGACGGCCGCATGGTGCTCGACTTCGGCTAA
- a CDS encoding DUF2000 family protein, translated as MQFDTKIAVVIRTDLQVWQKLNVASFLTSGIAAAFPECIGEAYEDASGTQYHALIGQPILIYGADGPALSRALERALARNVKPAVYTEDMFSTTHDAANREAVRAVARNDLNLVGIAMRADRKVVDKILDGLKFHS; from the coding sequence ATGCAGTTCGATACCAAGATCGCCGTCGTGATCCGCACCGATCTTCAGGTCTGGCAGAAGCTCAACGTCGCCTCCTTTCTCACCAGCGGCATCGCCGCGGCCTTTCCCGAATGCATCGGCGAAGCCTATGAGGACGCATCAGGCACGCAATATCATGCGCTGATCGGTCAGCCGATCCTGATCTACGGCGCCGACGGGCCGGCGTTGTCGCGCGCGCTGGAGCGTGCGCTCGCGCGCAACGTCAAGCCGGCGGTCTATACCGAGGACATGTTCAGCACTACGCACGATGCCGCCAATCGCGAGGCGGTAAGGGCGGTGGCGCGCAACGATCTCAATCTCGTCGGCATCGCCATGCGGGCCGATCGCAAGGTGGTCGACAAGATCCTCGACGGCCTCAAGTTCCATAGCTGA
- a CDS encoding DUF4189 domain-containing protein yields the protein MASNVVARRCAMFCFVLSVAVTGALYISEARAAGAFAVGKCGAYGQAFDYGHEHEARAAAQKQCKGDCTTVTMKHACAAMSIDLANPCGAYGYAVKPKISASLNAATRECYKYGGKECVIRAWACDAKG from the coding sequence ATGGCTTCGAACGTCGTCGCGCGCCGTTGCGCGATGTTTTGCTTTGTCTTGTCGGTTGCCGTCACGGGCGCCCTCTATATCAGTGAAGCCCGCGCCGCCGGTGCGTTTGCGGTCGGCAAATGCGGCGCCTATGGCCAGGCCTTCGATTACGGTCACGAGCACGAAGCGCGCGCCGCGGCGCAGAAGCAGTGCAAGGGCGATTGCACCACCGTGACGATGAAGCACGCCTGCGCGGCCATGTCGATTGACCTCGCCAACCCCTGCGGCGCCTACGGCTACGCCGTCAAGCCGAAGATTTCCGCCTCGCTCAACGCCGCCACGCGCGAATGCTACAAATACGGCGGCAAGGAATGCGTGATCCGCGCCTGGGCCTGCGACGCCAAGGGTTGA
- a CDS encoding molybdopterin-binding/glycosyltransferase family 2 protein translates to MKFGPASPRDAIGGVTVHTLRQGPLVLKKGTTIGPAEVEALERAGIKDIVVVRMEAGDVSEDVAAASIALAVGGEGIHVERAFTGRANLFAARPGVLVIDRAAVDRINNIDEAITFATLSAYKPVVEGEMVGTVKIIPFGVAGSLRDAAVKAAGKDVLKIAPYVIQRVGVVSTLLPGLSSKVIDKTLRVTAERLAPAGASIIAERRVPHEERELSAAIKELLGLGAELVIVFGASAIADRRDVIPAAVTAIGGAIEHFGMPVDPGNLLLIARAGDVPVLGAPGCARSPVENGFDWVLMRLLAGIKVTRSELMGMGVGGLLMEIVTRPQPRAKPEIESNSQVAAIVLAAGRSTRMGGPNKLLAELDGKKLVRLATEQALASKASEVIVVTGHQAELVEQALQGLKVRFVRNAEFAGGIASSVKAGIAAVPEACDGAVVCLGDMPLIDAGLIDRLIESFAPDRGNLIVVPVSEGRRGNPVLWSRRFFKELMTLDGDVGARHLIAKHAEAVAEVPVDGESAFLDIDTPQALEAARRG, encoded by the coding sequence ATGAAATTCGGCCCGGCGAGCCCCAGGGATGCGATCGGCGGAGTAACCGTCCATACCCTGCGCCAGGGCCCGCTGGTGCTTAAGAAGGGCACGACGATCGGCCCCGCCGAGGTCGAGGCGCTGGAGCGCGCCGGCATCAAGGACATCGTCGTGGTGCGCATGGAGGCGGGCGACGTCTCCGAGGACGTCGCGGCCGCCAGCATCGCGCTCGCCGTCGGCGGCGAGGGCATTCATGTCGAGCGCGCCTTCACCGGCCGCGCCAACCTGTTCGCCGCGCGTCCGGGCGTGCTGGTGATCGACCGCGCCGCAGTCGACCGCATCAACAATATCGACGAGGCCATCACCTTTGCGACGCTCTCCGCCTACAAGCCGGTGGTCGAGGGCGAGATGGTCGGCACCGTCAAGATCATCCCGTTCGGCGTCGCCGGAAGCTTGCGCGATGCCGCGGTGAAAGCGGCGGGCAAGGATGTGCTGAAGATCGCGCCTTACGTGATCCAGCGCGTCGGCGTCGTCTCCACGCTGCTGCCGGGCCTGTCCTCCAAGGTGATCGACAAGACGCTGCGGGTCACCGCCGAGCGGCTCGCGCCCGCGGGTGCCAGCATCATCGCCGAGCGCCGTGTCCCGCACGAGGAACGCGAGCTGTCGGCGGCGATCAAGGAATTGCTCGGGCTCGGGGCCGAGCTCGTCATCGTGTTCGGGGCGTCCGCGATCGCCGATCGCCGCGACGTCATCCCCGCGGCCGTCACCGCGATCGGCGGCGCGATCGAGCATTTCGGCATGCCGGTCGATCCCGGCAATCTCCTGCTGATCGCGCGCGCCGGTGACGTGCCGGTGCTGGGCGCGCCGGGCTGTGCGCGCTCGCCGGTCGAGAACGGGTTCGACTGGGTCTTGATGCGGCTCCTCGCCGGCATCAAGGTGACTCGCTCCGAGCTGATGGGCATGGGCGTCGGCGGCCTGCTGATGGAGATCGTCACGCGGCCGCAGCCGCGCGCCAAACCCGAGATCGAGAGCAACAGCCAGGTTGCGGCGATCGTGCTCGCGGCCGGCCGCTCCACCCGCATGGGCGGACCCAACAAGCTGCTCGCCGAGCTCGATGGCAAGAAGCTGGTGCGCCTCGCGACCGAGCAGGCGCTGGCCTCGAAAGCCTCCGAGGTGATCGTCGTCACCGGACATCAGGCCGAGCTGGTCGAGCAGGCCCTGCAAGGCTTGAAGGTGCGGTTCGTCCGCAATGCGGAATTCGCAGGTGGCATCGCCAGCTCAGTCAAGGCCGGCATCGCCGCCGTGCCGGAGGCCTGCGACGGCGCCGTGGTGTGTCTCGGCGACATGCCGCTGATCGATGCCGGCCTGATCGATCGTCTCATCGAAAGTTTTGCGCCCGACCGCGGCAATCTCATCGTCGTGCCAGTCAGCGAAGGCCGCCGCGGCAATCCCGTGCTGTGGTCGCGCCGCTTCTTCAAAGAGCTGATGACGCTCGACGGCGACGTCGGCGCGCGCCATCTGATCGCCAAGCATGCCGAGGCGGTCGCCGAAGTGCCCGTCGATGGCGAGAGCGCCTTCCTCGACATCGACACGCCGCAGGCGCTTGAAGCGGCCCGGCGCGGATGA
- a CDS encoding XdhC family protein, which translates to MKLEILHELNAERAARRPAILVTDTESGEQRLVKAKDFAKDPLRSELEKQLRMGKSASVEAGGKKLFLNVYAPTAKLVIVGAVHISQALAPLARSLGYDVTVVDPRTAFASPERFPDIPLVAEWPDTALPPLNVDAYTAFVAVTHDPKIDDPALLHAFERGCFYIGALGSRKTHAKRADRLRAQGAKESDIARIHAPIGLAIGAVSPSEIAVAIMAEITAVLRLPPKEKEEAA; encoded by the coding sequence GTGAAGCTCGAGATCCTGCACGAACTCAATGCCGAGCGTGCCGCGCGCCGGCCGGCGATCCTGGTGACGGACACCGAGAGCGGCGAGCAGCGCCTGGTGAAGGCGAAGGATTTTGCCAAGGATCCGCTGCGCAGCGAGCTGGAGAAGCAGCTTCGCATGGGCAAGAGCGCCAGCGTCGAAGCTGGCGGCAAGAAGCTGTTCCTCAACGTCTACGCGCCGACTGCAAAGCTCGTCATCGTCGGCGCGGTGCACATCAGCCAGGCCCTGGCGCCGCTGGCGCGCTCGCTCGGCTACGACGTCACGGTGGTGGATCCGCGCACGGCCTTTGCCAGCCCCGAGCGCTTCCCCGATATTCCGCTGGTGGCCGAATGGCCTGACACCGCGCTGCCGCCGCTCAATGTCGATGCCTATACCGCTTTCGTCGCGGTGACGCACGATCCCAAGATCGACGATCCCGCGCTGCTGCATGCCTTCGAGCGCGGCTGCTTCTATATCGGTGCGCTCGGCTCGCGGAAGACGCACGCCAAGCGGGCCGACCGGCTGCGGGCGCAGGGCGCGAAGGAAAGCGACATCGCGCGTATCCACGCGCCGATCGGGCTTGCGATCGGGGCGGTCTCTCCCTCCGAGATCGCGGTCGCGATCATGGCGGAGATCACGGCGGTGCTTCGGCTGCCTCCGAAAGAAAAAGAAGAAGCGGCATGA
- a CDS encoding XdhC family protein → MLDRDEDILKAAEDWQKAGRGVALATVVETWGSAPRPAGSSLVINDEGTFLGSVSGGCVEGAVVTEAMDVIQSGKPRMLEFGVADETAWNVGLSCGGTIRVFVEKVG, encoded by the coding sequence ATGCTCGATCGCGACGAGGATATCCTGAAGGCGGCGGAGGACTGGCAAAAGGCCGGCCGTGGCGTCGCGCTGGCGACGGTCGTCGAGACCTGGGGCTCGGCGCCGCGCCCGGCGGGCTCGAGCCTCGTCATCAACGACGAGGGCACGTTCCTGGGCTCGGTCTCCGGCGGCTGCGTCGAGGGCGCCGTGGTCACCGAGGCCATGGATGTGATCCAGAGCGGCAAGCCCAGGATGCTGGAGTTTGGCGTCGCCGACGAGACCGCCTGGAATGTCGGGTTGTCCTGCGGCGGAACCATCCGCGTCTTCGTCGAGAAGGTCGGCTAG
- a CDS encoding VWA domain-containing protein, translated as MAINHLAPEQTEQFADNIVGFARALRAAGMPVGPGAVIDAMSALQVIEIGNRADVFTTLESIFVKRHEHALIFSQAFNLFFRASEEWKHMLDSVPLPDEAKKKPKAGSRRVQEAMSQPRMTETPQHQEQDLRLSVSDKEILQKKDFAQMSAAEIAEALRAIDRMHLPQAQLLTRRHRSDPRGLRLDLRRTLRASLRTGGDIIDIHRLGRIEKPAPIVALLDISGSMSEYTRLFLHFLHAITDARKRVSVFLFGTRLTNVSRALRQRDPDEALASCSASVEDWAGGTRISASLHNFNKLWARRVLSQGAIVLLISDGLEREADSKLAFEMDRLHRSCRRLIWLNPLLRFGGFEAKAQGIKMMLPHVDEFRPVHNLSSIQELITTLSRPLPPHHRSLIRSAA; from the coding sequence ATGGCCATCAACCACCTTGCCCCCGAGCAAACCGAGCAGTTCGCCGACAACATCGTCGGCTTCGCCCGCGCGCTGCGCGCGGCGGGCATGCCGGTGGGGCCGGGCGCCGTCATCGACGCCATGAGCGCGCTGCAGGTGATCGAAATCGGCAACCGCGCCGACGTCTTCACCACGCTGGAGTCGATCTTCGTCAAGCGCCACGAACATGCTCTGATCTTCAGCCAGGCCTTCAACCTGTTCTTCCGTGCCTCCGAGGAGTGGAAGCACATGCTGGATTCGGTGCCGCTGCCGGACGAGGCCAAGAAGAAGCCGAAGGCCGGCTCGCGCCGCGTGCAGGAGGCGATGTCGCAGCCGCGCATGACGGAGACGCCGCAGCACCAGGAGCAGGATCTGCGCCTGTCGGTCTCCGACAAGGAAATCCTTCAGAAGAAGGATTTTGCGCAAATGAGCGCCGCGGAGATCGCCGAGGCGCTGCGCGCCATCGATCGCATGCACCTGCCGCAGGCCCAGCTTTTGACGCGCCGACACCGGTCCGACCCGCGCGGGCTTCGCCTCGACCTCCGCCGCACGCTGCGCGCATCCTTGCGCACCGGCGGCGACATCATCGACATCCATCGCCTGGGACGGATCGAGAAACCGGCGCCGATCGTGGCGCTGCTCGATATTTCGGGCTCGATGAGCGAGTACACCCGCCTGTTCCTGCATTTCCTGCACGCCATCACCGATGCCCGCAAGCGCGTTTCGGTGTTCCTGTTCGGCACCCGTCTCACGAATGTCAGCCGCGCGCTGCGTCAGCGCGATCCCGACGAGGCGCTGGCGAGTTGTTCGGCTTCGGTCGAGGACTGGGCCGGCGGCACCCGAATCTCGGCCTCGCTGCACAACTTCAACAAATTGTGGGCGCGCCGCGTGCTGAGCCAGGGCGCCATCGTGCTGTTGATCTCCGACGGGCTGGAGCGGGAGGCCGATTCAAAGCTGGCCTTCGAGATGGACCGGCTGCACCGCTCCTGCCGGCGGCTGATCTGGCTCAACCCGCTGCTCCGGTTCGGCGGCTTCGAGGCCAAGGCGCAGGGCATCAAAATGATGCTCCCGCACGTTGACGAATTCCGCCCGGTACATAATTTGAGTTCGATCCAGGAGCTGATCACGACGCTCTCCCGGCCGCTGCCGCCGCATCACCGCAGCCTGATCCGCTCCGCAGCTTGA